The DNA window ATTGGTAAtttgtattttctctcttttatagATCACTCTagcaacaattttttttcaatttttatcaattttattgtttttttttaaatcaaaaaaaattttggttttatttttctttgtccatttctatttcattgatttatagtctttatttttttactctttccatttaatttgtttaatgttttctttttagcTAAATTTTATATGGAAGCTTAATTAATTCTTGAACTTTTCCTATAAGACAATTAAACTATAATTTCCCTTCCTAAGTACTGCTTTTATTTCAATTcatgttttatgttttcattttactaaattcaaaatattttagctgggcatggtggacttgggaggctgaggcaggaggacaggttcaaggccagcctcagcaacatagtgaggctctaagcaactttgtagaccctgtcttaaaataaaaaatgaaaaggactggagatatagctcagtggtaaagtgtctctggattcaatccccagtaccctgtttttcctctctctccatatatattatatataatatagtatatataatatatatttttatatattttataatttccctggtgatttctgatttcttctttgatgATGAGTTATTTAGAAATGTGTTATTTTATTTGCAAATACTTTGaagtttaaaaaagaacaaaagtttttttgtgatggggtctcactatgtttGCCAAGTTTAGCCTCAAACTCTTTGGCTCAAGTGATCTtcgtccctcagcctcccaagtagttgggactACAGACACTTGCCACTGCACCTAGATTCCTTCATGACCCATTTTGAGTTGGCTCCAGCCTAACGCTGTACCAAATACTTCTTCCTTTGTccactgtttctaaataaatgaGCCTCTTTGTTAATAGCCtggtaattaaaaaataattctcattTTATCCCATGAGATGGGGTAGGAAAAATGAATTCCATTCTCCCACCCTTAGACTCATCTGGGCAGGTCAGAGCCTGATCTGAGGTGAGCAATTCACTCAGAGTTTATGTGAGCAGTTTCACTGTGAGGAGAGAGAATTAAAGCCTGTGGGTGTCCCCAGACCCTTTCTCGCTGTCCTGGCCAACTCACTTCTCTCACGGTATAATCTTGGGAAGCTCATTTTCCTCCTTCTTAGAGTAAGACTGAATGTTGGAAGAGTGGAAGAGGCTCCGTGACTGGTGGTTTGTAGCCAGGAGAGAGGAAGACAAAAGGGTCCTGCATGTCCGTCATGCTTCCTGTCctcttctttttccctttcctgTTGTTGCCCCTCACACTCCCTGATGTCATTCCTGCCATTGTGAGCTGACAGGCCCTCCCAGTTCTGGGGGACAGCCATAAGGAGGGAGGGAGGTAGAGCTGCAGGAGGTGGGGGAAGCAGTGGTCACAACGGCAACACCTTGGAGTTGGGCTGGGTCTGCAAGGAGCCCCAGAGATGTTCCCCAGCCCATTCTTCCCAAGAACCAATGAGTAAAATTAGGGGCCTCCCTCCTAAGGTCAGGGAACCAGGCCCTGGAGTAGCACTTGGGGTGGAAAATGGCCTTCTTTGTCGACTGATTCATTCTCCAGAATTCAACTTATTCTCCAACTCAGTGGTGTTTGAAAGCAACTTTATCCAGGTATCTCCATGCCTGTCAGGGCCACCTGTCTTCCCCTTCCTGAAACTGTTCCTAGGGGTTGTTCACAAGATGCTGTGGACTTTGAAAGCCCTGGGGTGGAGAAAGAAACCACCAAAGCCAGAACAAAGCAGAGGATCTGGGTCCCAAGTTCAACTTCAGTTTGTGCCTACAGCATGAGAGAGCTCCCTGCAGGCATGTGCTTTAAGGAACTAGACTCAAACCTTACAAGGAAGCCAGAGCTGTCTCCAGGTAGGACCACAGGTGCCCTTTCTGGGCCATTTGTCTGAAGTGGATGGTTTCAGGGAATGAAGGCCACTTTTGGAGACCCTGCTCTGAGATCCAGCCTCCTCTTTCTAAGATAGTTTAGAAACATGTATTTAAAAACAAGGCCCCTGGGCAGATTGGTCTTGTTTAGATTCTGCCAAGTTCCCACAGAGAGGTGATAATGACAGTGGAAGTGTGCATTCATGGTCTGGGGAAGCATGGAGCCACTGGGAGTAGTGTGAGGTGGTTGTTTGAATAGGCATCTGTTATTACCCAGGTCCTGCCTGTCCTCCATAGACACTAGCCTGACCCTGTTTGTCTATGCTCCTTTGTAGTGTGATAAAACCAATTAGCTAGGAAGCATATTCTCAAGGCCTATTGCATGCAGGGCAGGAGGTGCCCAGTATATCAGGTAGTGTCTTGAGCTGAGAAAACTTATATGTTTAGTCTACCTATTGTAAAATACTGTCTAAGTAAGCTCTGTGTTGAATAGTTTGGAACAAGTGATCCCCAAGGCATGAGCACAGAGAACAGGTGCCTGGAGCATCCAGAGCACCTCCTTTGAACTTGAACAGTTGGAAAAGGCTTTCCAGAAAACAGTGTTGTAAGTCACTCTTTGAGGTATTGCTAAGTCTTTGAGGTATTGCTAAGTCTAAGTGAGCAGAAGAGCAGGAGTGGGATGTATCTGGCACAGGAATTTCAAAGTACTGGGTCAAGGCAGGAAGGCTGGAATTCACAGAGGGTCTGCAGGACCCACCCAGATGAAGTGAATAAGGGTAAGGGGCAAGGAGTTGTAGGAGAGAAGGGGGGAACGCCTGGAGATATGTCAGTGGCTTAATTTGGGGATTACTCACAGAACAACAAGCTACTTCTTATTGCAGTTCCAGTGTGGAGGAGCTGTGCTCAGGGGTCCTGGTGCTCCCCAGGGGGACATGTACTTGGGGTCAACTGGTAAGCCCAGGCAGAACTCATTGCTAACACTCTCGTGGAAAAGGAGCATTAACATGGACTTGGGATCTGATttctaataatttctctttggatGTGGTGTTTTCGCAGCAGATTTGTCCTCTTAATATTTTCTAGTTGGTCTAATATTAAAACCATTTGGAATCTGAATGGACCTAGTGACCTAACAGGCAGTAGGAAACTAGAATGTGCCAGGGAAGATGGACCCATAGCAGAAGTCAAAGTTTACTTGATGTGATTGAGCCCGAGATTAGTCATAACGCAAGGGGGCTGCCTCCTCTATCCCTGCTCTCCACATCTCCACCTTCACCTCAGAGCAGGTTCAGCTTTTATGGAACACTACTTTCAATATGTGCTGTCCTCTATGTTTTGCAGGGGATACAAATTTCATTCTACAACATGGGCTCCAAGAAATGTCCCTTTTCCCCATAACATCAAAattcatgtttctttctttttcttttttttagttgtagatggacacaacacatttattttgtttatttttaggtggatcgaacccagtacctcacacatactaggaaaactctctaccaactgagctgcaaTCCTAGCCCAAAATTCATTTTCCTAGGAGTACCATTTGGTCAGGCTGTTGGGAAATAAGTTCCTATTATTCCTGGGGTCTCCTCCTTGTCCCCAGTTCTACCAAGAACAGAGCAACTGTCTTGGTGACTTTACAAAGTCTAGAATGTTGGGAGAAGGCTTAGTGTCTTGGGAACATAGGTGTCTCTCCTCATTTGTACCTTATCTTGGTCTCTGTGTCTCCTTAGTGGTCACGGCTCTTATGCCTTTCTGTCAGTGAGCTGAGACATTGTGTCCCAGTGCCGGGCATCCATCCAGACTTCCTGTCCTGGCACACCCCCGCCATCCCCAGGTGCTTCAGAACAAGTCATATGGCACTCAAGACCTAGCAACAAGCTGCTCCTTGTGCTGAGGAAAGCTCCTGAATTTCCCTCCGCTTGAGTTGTCTGGGTCTCCTCCCTTTGACATCTCTTCCTGTACTCCCCTCCTCTTCTGGGACTTTCTTCACAGCATCTCCCTTTCAAGTCATTAGAAGCCAGTGCTGGCTTCTGCTAATCAAGGAAGAGGAGATAAAATTTCAGTGCCACTTAACTTTTTTCTTACATCTTTTTACAGTTAGGAAATGCTACACAGGGTTCCTGTAGCCAGAGAGCTTAAAGGCTATTTGCAGAGATCAATAAAAAGGACTAATAGTAGATCACGGCCCAACCCAGTATGCTCTACACCTGTCACCAAGCTGATATACTGTTTTCTGTATCCTCCTACCCTTCTGCTCCTTTCTGATCCATGTTCCTGGGGCTGATTTCCAGGTCAATAAGCCCACAGACTGGATGGATGTCTGGGAAGGATCTACCCCCATCATTCTTGGGGTGACGTCCTCAGTGCCCTCCTTGCCACTCCCCAACGTCCTCCTGATGGCCAATGTCACCTGGCCCCAGAATCAGTTTTCTACCTGGAACACACCTGGTGTCCCAGTCATCACACTGAGCAGGTAAAGGCTGGAGGGAGGGACTAAAAATGGTAGGAGGTTACAGCTGTTCTACAGCTAGATTTCAGATCAAAAGAAAGAACAGTGTTTTTCAGAgtgacattcattcattcattcgtttAACAAGTATTTAGTATCTAAATATAGTAAGCATTGTGTATGGTGCTGGGGGTGAAGCAGTCCACAGTCCACAGTTCCTGTCTCAAGTTGTTGAGGATTTTGTCTtcctttagtttattttttttccaatattgGGGTTCCCCAAGAAAAGATAGAGATATGAAAGTAAAATCTGACTATAATGtgttaaaattgaaaagaaaatactGACTATATAGGAGACATCCATCCTTGTCCTTACCCCCTCAACACAGATAATCACAATGTAGGGAGAAAGCCTGGAGATGGAGTCAAAATAACTTTGTTCCAGTTCCCAAATCTCAGTTTTAAAATCTGTGAAGTGGAAGTAACAACACTTATCTTTCCTCCATCAAAATACTGCTGTGGAAATTAAATGTGATATTATGCATCAATAGCAGCCATTGTTACTGATGTGGGCAGATTGGTTAACAAAAGTCCTGGTAATCAAAGAGGAGTCATCCCCACTTAGTCATCCCCACTCTCAGAACACAAGCTTTCTCGCCTCTGTATTCCCAAGCAGTGGTGGGAAGCACCGACATGGGAATTTCCTCATTTTGCCTAGGATTCTCCCCCTGAAGTATGTGGAGCTACAAATCTATGACCGGACCCAACGCATTCTGCGACTTAGAACAGTGACAGAAAAAATCTACTACCTGAGGCTCCATGATAAACATCCAGAGGCTGTGTTTCAATTTTGGATCCGCTTGGTGAGAATTCTACAGAAAGGTCTATCCATCACCACCAAAGACCCAAGAATCCAATTCACTCACTGCCTGGTGCCCAAGATGCCTAGCCCCTCCACTGAAACAACAGTAAGTAGGCATCCCTCCAAGGTCTgcagtgaaataaaaataaatgtagatgTGTCTGTATGCACACACATAATATACATATGTACAGAGGCACAGTGGCCTTCCATATCTGCAGGTACCATATCCATGGGTTCAACCAACTTTGGCTCAGAAATATTTGGCAAAAAGATGCTGGGCTGCATTCAGTCTATCGACTGACTTCCTCTCTCCTCtcatcccattccattcacactgGCCCATAAAGCTCCTTGAAATTTTTCCCTCAGAACTTTGCACTTGCTACTTCCCCTGCCTGGAGTTTTTCCCCAGAATTCCACAGATCTGTTCTCTCAGCTCTGTTAGATCTTCCTTCATTCAAGGGTCATCTTTGCAGTGAGGCCTTCTCTGACAAGACTCCATATTCCCTTCCCTTGCTTCCTTCCAGTTGGATGCACGTTACCTTAGACCACATAaaaacttatttattattttactgtCTGTCTCTGAAGTAGAATGTGAGGGCAGAGATTTCTTTTTGTCAATGGCGGGTTGGGAAACTTTTCCTATAAAGGGTAAGGTAGTATATATTTTAGACTTTCTGAGTCATAGAGTCTTTGTACAACTATTCATCTCCACTGATACAGAGCACTGAAGGATATAAGGAAGCAAAAGGGCATGAATGTATGTGTTCCAATAGAATTTTACAAAAACAGGTGGTAGACCAGATTTTGGTCTAGGGACTAAGATTTGATAAACCTTTGTCTAATGAGTTCATTGCTTTATCTTCAATGCCTACTATTGTGCCAGGTAAACAACTGGttctcagtattttttttttgtttgtttgttttctgctttTGGACTGAGCTAATAACTAAAATGGAGTTCAGTGTAATTTTTTGAAAAGTTACAAATTAGGAAAACACCATGATCGAATTCATTACTACACTTTCGGACAAATATCAAATCAAAACTGTGAGGTTAATTATGTCTTAAGAGTTTTTTAGGCTCTAATGatgtttttgctttatttttttttaatgctgtaaTAGAGTACACGCATACACAACTTTATAAGTAGTTTGAAATTATTTtgctcagaaaaattttaaattttagataTGTAAAAAGAATAACAAAGCAAATGATTATTTTTCCACAGCATAGAAATAACAATGAGCAATAATTTACaatactgggctggggttgtggctcagcagtagagtgctcacctagcatgtgagaggtcctggttcgatcctcaacaccacataaaaataagtaaataaataaaacaaaggtattgtgtccaactacaattgaaaaataaatattttttttaaaaaattacaatattttttcaagtttttttttcaaatgttgatggacttttattttattcattcatttatatgcagtgctcagaatcaaacccagtgcctcacccatgataggcaagcagtctaccactgagccacaaccccagcccctcaagtctatttttttaatgaataaaatgTTGCAGGTTAAATGGAAATCCTTTTTGAGCACCTCTAGTCCTAGTTCTTTTTCCACTCCTTAGGGGTAACCTATCATCATGAGTTTGATGTAATCTTTCTGATCCATGATGTTATTCTTCTGCTCTATGTAATTTGAGATATATCTCAATGTTAAGTTTAAACACCTGTCctcggtgtgtgtatgtgtagttcattattttcttttgttgttaatgctaaatttcattatgtatagacaacatgaaatgaaatattttcattttccaaatgaAAATATTTCCAAGGACAAAACTTGCAAAACCATTCATCATCTTAATCATTTTTTTGAGATTGCGCCTACTGAAGTCCAGTGTTGCTTAAGATTTTTacccaataaaataatttaaaacaaacaaacaaaaagaaatatttgGAATAAGAAATTGTAACTGGCCAGGTGTAGTGATGCaggccaacctgagcaacttagcaagaccctgtctcaaaataaagaaggctggggatgtagctcagtccctagtactgtgaaaagaaagagagagagagagggagagggagggagaggagaaggaagggagggaggaaagaaagaggaaaggaaaggaagaaaggaagggagaaagaatgaggggaaaaaagaaagaagaaataataaattgtgTCTGTAGTGAACATATCACACATTTTTTGTCATTTTCCCCCAAACAATATGgtctatttatatagcatttacattgtattaggtatcatAATTAATCTATAGATGATTTAAAGTAGGAGGATGTGTGCAGATGATATGCAGTATTGTGCTatcttatataagggacttgagtatCCATGGATTCTGGTAttggggtcctggaaccaatccccatGGATACTGAGGCACAAGTGTGTATATTGGTGAATGCTGTTTTTTCACTTTAGATTATATTATAGGACTTTTTTTCCATGTCATAGAGATTCTGTATCCTTATTACAATAGATTAATGAAAAGTCTTAACAAATTTTCTCATATGATGGGTAAGAATGTGGCATTAATTTCAAGGAGTCTGAATATTGTTCCTTGTGTATTtgtgttttattccttttttttttttgcattaactGTTGCGTtcctatttaattttttagtggtgctgagaatcaaacccagagcttgctcataccaggcaagcgctctaccattgagccacttccccagaccATAGGGTGATTTTTGACACCTGTGCAGCCTTTCTAGGACCTGCCTAGCATAGAAGCACAAGAAAGAAAGTTTGATAGATTGTATTGATAGATTGCCACATCCTAAACCTTGATATTTCAGAACCTTAATACTTGCCTCCTCTCATTATGTGGTATAGTTTAGGTGACTTATCACGGACTTTGAAAGTCAGCCATTTCACCGACAAgatcttgtgttttggaccaagtagCCTCTAAAACCCATCAGAGACAGGATACAGTCCTAACAGGCATCCTGTATTTGGTCTGATGATTCTAGGGCTGAATGCTGTAGGAACAGATTTCCAGGATTAGGCTGTGAAACTCATGTATAAGCCCACAAATTCCTTCAAGATTATGCCTGGGGAGTCCAGGGATTCTCAGGAGCAGCTTGGCCTTCTGACGTGCATTTCTCCACACAGCCTGAATGCAGCCTCTCATCATCCTCCCAGACCAGTGAGACCCTCAGGCTGCTGGCAGCTGAGCAGAAGAGTGGCAGTTGCTTGGGACTCTCTACAAGGACCCAGCTCACATCAAACAGGTGGGTCCAGTTTGGTCAGCTCCATTGTCCCTTCCTCCTGCATGGAGTCACAGGGTCACTGACAACCTCTACCAACTTTCCTTTTGTTCTGAATAGTCATGCACATGACTCCACTTTGTTGTAAGCCCATCCTTGAAACTAGAGTCTGTAGGGGCTGAggctgttgctcagtggtagagcactcacctagcgcaggtgaggcactggattcaatcctcagcaccacataaaaataaataaacaaataaaaataaagtcattgtgtccacctacaactaaaaaaatactttaaaaaaaatgggtcTGTGGTATTCAGGTCTCTTTGATCTGACTGTTCATTCCCTAGGCAAATCACAGTGTTTTCATATGGCAGGTGCTTATTAATAAAAGGGATGAAGGATGAGTAAATTAAGCTTAAGAAACATACTTACTAACTCCGGTTCATAGAGTTAGCTATTGACTCTCTTTGTCCCAGCTTAAAAGAGTTACTTGGGAAAATGCTACTTCTCTTTGCCTCACCCATGTCTTCTGTCAAATGGACAGAACAGACAGTGACCCAGAGGGGAGATATCTCTAGCTCCAATGTTTTATTAATTTGCTAATTATATTACATTCTTTTGGTAACATGCAATAGAAATCCACAGCAAGTGCAACAATATGTTGAATGAGTACAGCTTATAGTTGGGCACAGTGGTCCACACCTGGAATCCAACTTcttaggaaactgaggcaagaggaggttaagtttgaggccagcctgggcagcttgacaagaccctgtctcaaagttaaaattaaaaagggctagagatgtggttcAGAGGCCTAGTGTCCCTGGGTACAATCCCTAGCtccacaaaacaaataaaagtagAATTTGTAGGATATtatcaagatgcaaacttttttTGGGGTggagagtaccagggattgaattcatggGTACTcagccactgtgccacatccccagccctattctgtattttatttaaagacagggtctctcttaatacctcatttttgctgaggctggctttgaacttatgatcctcccacttcagcctcccgagctgttgagattacaggcatgtgccacagtacCCAGcacaaacttatttttaaaaaatatttttttagttattgatggaacattatttatttgtatgttgtgccgagaattgaacccagtgcctcacgcatgctaggcaagcgctctaccaccccAGCCAGCCCCACaaagttatttttatattgatttttttttcagtgggaGAAGTTTTCCTTTTGCTAAAGGATAAAAACTGCTTTTCTTGGCAGTCCCCATAGCATATGGATCTctcttattgtgtgtgtgtgtgcgtgtgtgtctctgtgtgtgtgatcCCTTTAAATTGCAAAAGTGGCCTCAATTCTGTAATTAGAATGTCCAATGCCTGAAGATTTCAAGACATTAAATTTATTACTTTATTACTCCTCTTTCTCTTTATTACCCTCAACCTGGCCCTTTGTCAAATCGTCCTTTCCTAGTGGTAGACTGGCAGACTGAGTTGTCACTCTTTCTAATGCTTTAAGGTGACTGTCTCTTAGGAGCTTACTTTCTCCCTTCGTCCCCCTCTTCCCCAATATGGGagatcaaactcaggaccttgagcatgctaggcaagtgctctcccactgagctacatcctttttgaaaatttttcacttttgagacagggtctggctaagttgccagtttttttttttttgttattgttgttgtttttctattGCTTTCAATGACCCTGACATTTCTGGTTTCCCATAGAAATACCCAAACTGCCAACTTAAGCTAATTTGCTTAagttgctggccttgaacttaccttTCTCCTAGCAGCCTTCCAAGTATGAGATTATATGTGTGAGTCAGTACCTGCAGCTTTTGGGTTCTTTAGAGTCCCTCCCTTTAATTGCAACTCTGGAAATATTGTGAAATCTCCCTTGTATATGGCCACCCCTTTCCCTCAGGGTCTGACTCTGCAGGTGTCCTTGCCACCAAGCACTAGTTGTCAGCGTGCCCTCTTGGGTAGGACTTGCAACTGCTTCATGCTGTTATACCATCTGTCTGTGTGTCTCTGGCTGGTACTCCCCACATCTGGTCCTCAGGAAATGTCCCCTTGTACAATGAACAGCCACTTGGAGGAGGACTGTGCTTCCTTGATAATAGCAGCTTGTTACTGCACAAACAAAGAAGCCCCTGTCTCATCTCTCCTGCCCTCCCTGTGCCTGGTCCGAAATGTGCCCCATATAAAGGGTCTC is part of the Callospermophilus lateralis isolate mCalLat2 chromosome 1, mCalLat2.hap1, whole genome shotgun sequence genome and encodes:
- the Garin1a gene encoding Golgi-associated RAB2 interactor protein 1A isoform X1: MSKIRGLPPKVREPGPGVALGVENGLLCRLIHSPEFNLFSNSVVFESNFIQVHVPGADFQVNKPTDWMDVWEGSTPIILGVTSSVPSLPLPNVLLMANVTWPQNQFSTWNTPGVPVITLSRILPLKYVELQIYDRTQRILRLRTVTEKIYYLRLHDKHPEAVFQFWIRLVRILQKGLSITTKDPRIQFTHCLVPKMPSPSTETTPECSLSSSSQTSETLRLLAAEQKSGSCLGLSTRTQLTSNRNTQTAIEIGSCHSYKKPSLVTSPLNLNIPMRATLNHSLWEQEDPDEHFLQVPVASSLGENFLGP
- the Garin1a gene encoding Golgi-associated RAB2 interactor protein 1A isoform X2, yielding MSKIRGLPPKVREPGPGVALGVENGLLCRLIHSPEFNLFSNSVVFESNFIQVNKPTDWMDVWEGSTPIILGVTSSVPSLPLPNVLLMANVTWPQNQFSTWNTPGVPVITLSRILPLKYVELQIYDRTQRILRLRTVTEKIYYLRLHDKHPEAVFQFWIRLVRILQKGLSITTKDPRIQFTHCLVPKMPSPSTETTPECSLSSSSQTSETLRLLAAEQKSGSCLGLSTRTQLTSNRNTQTAIEIGSCHSYKKPSLVTSPLNLNIPMRATLNHSLWEQEDPDEHFLQVPVASSLGENFLGP